In Vicia villosa cultivar HV-30 ecotype Madison, WI linkage group LG7, Vvil1.0, whole genome shotgun sequence, the DNA window TTACAGGTTGTTAAGTATTATTCTATTAATGTTacagattgtataaaactcctgTCTAAATCAGTGTGATAGCAGGTTGGTAGCACAGTTTGTGCATACTTCTACCAAGTAGAACCTTGCCTAGGAAACTCTACAGACAACTTAACCAATTGAGTTGAAATGAAACAAAATGAAAGACTAATTTACATACACTTAGTTGGACATATTTGTCAACTTCAATAATGAACCTGAAACCTTCATGAAACCAAACCAAATTCAATGTTTCAAGTAATGGACaatctttgtttttgtttgtaaTCTTTGTTGCAATATCAGCTTGTCAAGGATTTGAACATGTTTGGAAAATGCATACTTGTCCTCAAAGTGACATTATGTATTGAGATCATTAAGGGGTACAAACCACAAATTATAATACAAATGTACCTCCATCCAATTCAATACCAGAACTATATGTGTAAATATTTATGACATGTGAAAATCTATACAGGTAGCATCTAAGTAATGTATAACTAGAAGCAACCGCGAgttttaatacatattttatacAAATAAAGACCTTTTGAAACAACTGGTAAATACTCAGCTGAATGCAGACCTTTCTCTAGAGAGGTGACAATTCTGTATCAGTCAGTATCATCTAAATGGGGAGTAAGGATTGATGCACATTACCTCTTCTTCCTTTATACAAACATTTCCTCTGTGAGACTTGAATAACTCTAACGCAAACGGAGTCACGTGAGCACAACCATTCAAGTACAAAACCGAGAGACTTTTGCATCCGTCACGTAAAGCCTGCAAGCCATTATCATTGAGATTGCGGCATCGATTAACATGCAGTCTCTTCAAATTCTGGCAATATAACCCTACTGCTTGCCATCCAGATATCCTCACCTCATGACATAATCCTAAGTTCCATTCTTCAAGTAGTGTACATCCCATGGCTATTGCAATAATAGAAGTATCGGAAACAGATCTGCACATTCGGAAGTTAAGGACTTTGAGATTTGAGGAAAATCTTATTCCAAGCAAGGGATCTCCTAAAGGAGACCAACTTAAACAAGATACGTCGAGATACTCTATACCACCACCACTAACTATTCCCGTTACCCCTTCTGCATTGAGCTTACAAGACCAAGCCTCTACATGTGCGAGAGATTTTGAACACCCTTTGAAGCCAACGCCTCTTATACTCTCACAGTGTGATATGTTAACTGCCTGAAGCTGGCGACATCTCTGAGTAAGAGCTTTCAACCCTTTGTCGGATATTTGCGAGCAGTACAAGAGGTTTATGCATTTCAAAGATAAACAAGCAGTGGCTAAAGTCTCTAATCCGTCATCAGTAACGTTGATACACCGATAGAGACTAATTGACGTCAATGAGGGACAACCAGAAGCAACCAGGGAAAGCCCGTAGTCCGTAACTTTCAAACAACAATCTAGATTAAGTTTCTGTAAATTCGAACCATAGCTTAGCAAACGGGTTAATCCTGAATCATTGAGCTCCGTGCAACCACATAAGGATAAAGACTCTAAATGTTGAAAGCGCCTCAGCAGCCTATGGAGATGGACAGTGTGAACATCAAGACCCTTTCTCGACAAAGAGGAGGGATTTAATATACTGAATGAACACTCAAATTGCAGCGACCGACGGTTGAAATTCTGAATATGAAGCCATCGTCGGCAAGTCAACCCAAACGATTCACGATCAGCCCGACAATCTAAAGCAAGGAAAATAATAGTAAGACAGTCATCCGGTAGATGAACAATCGAGGTAGCGCCAATTTTGGAAATCCCATCCATCTCAACCTTTTCAAGACTCATCCGAAGATGGCTGTAACGATCGAATCTTCACCGAGAATTTCGTCAGAGAGCTCGACGAAATGGAAGGCTCACATCCACAAAGTGCAGGTGCTTGTCCACTATAACCATAACCAATAAGAACTCCACATTTACGGCAAAGCAGTTTAGTCTTTGAAGGACACAACCATGAAACCGGAAGACAATTTATTTCATCAACCTGTGTAAAGCGGCTGAGATCAACTGATGAAAAGGAGATTGACCCTTTCTTAACAGACTTTTTGTATTCTGATGCAATGTTAGATGTGATTCGATTCGACGATGTCAAGTTCAGAGGGTATCCACATGAGCCACAGCTGCAGTGGATGCCAAAATCTCAAAACACAATTAATCAAAACTAACCCTAAAAACACAAGTCAATAGAATCTAACATTAGAACTAAACTAACCCACATGAAAATTTCTAAACTTTATCATCACAAACCGTGAAAAAGCATACAAAATCACTTAATCAAacaagaaacaacaacaacaacaccgatGAAGGAAACACAAGTCAATAGAATCCAACATTAGAACTAAACTGACCCACGTGAAAAAATCTAAACTTTATCATCACAAACCGTGAAAGCATACAAAACCACATAATAGTAAGCAAGAATCAACAACACCGATAAAGAAAAACTAAGAAAGAATTACCAGTAAGAAACGTCAGTTTGTGACATCCTCAGTTTGATGATGAGTGATTGAAATTGCAATCGCCATGTTCGTCCATAATCGATTATTACTTCTGATTTTGATGAAAAGAATGAGATTGGGATAATCGCTTTTCAATTCAATTTTGGAATCTCTTTGTcgattttttcttttcttgtttcttAACTCTTAGCCAAATTACATAAATGTCACTCGGTTTTAACATTAGGAGACACGTATGCAgacattaaaatttaataaaataacggTCGGTGGTGTTTAGACGGTGTTGACTATTTTTTTATGGGAATATAAAATTATTGAGAAGAATTACAAAACTGAATGTTAATTAATCAATCATATAAAAATAAGGTGTTCTCTAATAGACTTTTCTACCCTTTATTCTCCATCCAACACCTTGTAATTTTGAAGTTTTCTTTTgtctaaaatctatttttttaaaattaaatttcaatcatgttttaaatGTAATCGAGTTGCTCCGCACGTTTTCATTTTCAATATCTTTTTTGTATTATGGTCGTACAAACACGACTCTATATAGGTCTCATTTCTCTCCTCCACAAAccactaagggtgtgtttggttcaaacgagggggaggggaggggaggggagggattttaatggagggaggggaaggggaggggagggattttttttaattatatatatgtttggttcaaacgaggggaggggaggaaagGGGAGGGATTttggttaaaaatatgtttggttcacgaggggaggggagggattttattaataatttactttTCTAtccttataattttatataaatgatatgatattcaaaggtggaaatttcataaatatttttttgaaaataatatttgtaatattaagtgattaaaaattcataacttaacATATAACGTTAAAAATTCAGTACACTTGATTCATATTATAACTTTTTACATAAATTAAACTATGTTTGATAacaatttttaattacataaaataacTTATTACTAAAATATTGCagtgattataatttttattaaataaaaatttaatttgaagttGAAgagtaattataataaattgataaaaacaatagagaaaaatcacaaaaaagaaaagcagaaacacaaaagaaaacaatagttttaaaataataaaatataattgaggatattttagtaaatatatcaatttattaaatattaaaagtgacattccttcccctcccctccgatTCCCCCCAATTCgggggaacgcaaaaagtgtgatttggagggattttgctcccctcccctccccttctctcccctcctaaaaattgaaccaaacacattttgttataaatatcccctcccctcccctcccctcccctccatctacctccaaccaaacacaccctaagtctCTTCTCTTTCATCTCTCAATctgaagagaaagaaagaaatttaTGTGTTCTTTCAATTCAAAATTAATATCACAGACCTTCCACCACTAACAACCAAACAACATCATACACAACAATTTCTTCTTCATCAACATCATTTCATCACTTAGTTCCACCCTTTACCAATCATTATAATCAccaacatcaaaaacacaaaattgaaggaaaaaaaaagaataagagagtagaaaagagaaaagaggaagTTTTTGTCACATTAGGACCATGCACGCTACCAGAAATCGCGCCTCCCTACCTCTCCAAATCCGTTGCTGATAATCTTCCTTtgatctttcatttttctttgctTTCATTATCCCTTTTGATTGAGTTTTTTAAAGGAGAGTTACGGATTTGAGTTATGTTTGTTGTGTGTTTTAGTTTAAGGGAGGAAAaagtttttttcttaaaaaaagagaaagaggaatcTATGAAGAAGGAAAACCATTGTCTTTTGTGTTTTTCTTACTGacttttgtattttgtttttttaaaaatagaaaatgtttgtttgaagacCTGGAGAACAAATATTTGGGGTTGGGGTTTGACGATGATGAAGTTGTTGGATTTTAGTTAAGGTTAAATGAAGATTTTTTAAGGCAATATGAAGATTTATTGAAGTTTTGGGTACTTTGTGGGAAGAAGATCATGATTTGGTAAGAAGGTTTATGTGTTTTTGGTGAATTTTTTGGTTTCTTTGGATTTTTGATTGAAGGTCAGATGAATATTTGTTTAATGTGTTTTTAAGGAGTATTGCATTTTCTAAGTAATAAGGAGATAGAAAATGGGGTTTGGGTGAGTTGAGAGAAATATGATGAGAGTGAAAGAATGAAGGAAAAAGAAAATCTAAGAGAAGGACTGAGAGTTGACAGCTGGGGATATATGGCAGAAGACGTGGCAGATGAAAAAGAATAGGAGAGAGAAGATTAATTGCAGGGATATGAATCCTCTCCTCCCCTTTCTCTCGTACTTCCATCATGCTCAAAATCTTAACCATTAATTCACTTGATTTATTTGTCTTTTATGAATCATTACTTTATAGTGTGGATCTATGaaccattaaattaaaatatgagaGATGGTGGAACCATAAAAACTGAAGAGAATCCAAAtgcgtgtgtatatatatatatatatatatatatatatatatatatatatatatatatatatatatatatatatatatatattacaatttTCACGGTAACTTGAATTACTCTGCGTTAGTGGAATAGAAAAGaccaataaaaattaattaatatttgtttttaataataattttattggattaaaaaatatttaatatttactttaaaatcttttactattaataatgttaaatgaaatttataataatatgaaaaaaattatataatttttttacatcaaatttatgataatatgaaaatatttaaaatcatgaaaatat includes these proteins:
- the LOC131616571 gene encoding F-box/LRR-repeat protein 12-like, which codes for MDGISKIGATSIVHLPDDCLTIIFLALDCRADRESFGLTCRRWLHIQNFNRRSLQFECSFSILNPSSLSRKGLDVHTVHLHRLLRRFQHLESLSLCGCTELNDSGLTRLLSYGSNLQKLNLDCCLKVTDYGLSLVASGCPSLTSISLYRCINVTDDGLETLATACLSLKCINLLYCSQISDKGLKALTQRCRQLQAVNISHCESIRGVGFKGCSKSLAHVEAWSCKLNAEGVTGIVSGGGIEYLDVSCLSWSPLGDPLLGIRFSSNLKVLNFRMCRSVSDTSIIAIAMGCTLLEEWNLGLCHEVRISGWQAVGLYCQNLKRLHVNRCRNLNDNGLQALRDGCKSLSVLYLNGCAHVTPFALELFKSHRGNVCIKEEEVMCINPYSPFR
- the LOC131616574 gene encoding uncharacterized protein At4g08330, chloroplastic-like, coding for MSQTDVSYCCGSCGYPLNLTSSNRITSNIASEYKKSVKKGSISFSSVDLSRFTQVDEINCLPVSWLCPSKTKLLCRKCGVLIGYGYSGQAPALCGCEPSISSSSLTKFSVKIRSLQPSSDES